Proteins encoded within one genomic window of Cucumis sativus cultivar 9930 chromosome 3, Cucumber_9930_V3, whole genome shotgun sequence:
- the LOC101212731 gene encoding uncharacterized protein LOC101212731 isoform X3 encodes MKRSSSASIVSDNRFVCSSSSLSLSSIFRSSSVSSGLESEPYLPTFSPFSHAAEKKRRHLKLAKIFIHSIPFVILFCAIVLWLFSDPGLLFN; translated from the exons ATGAAGAGATCATCCAGTGCCTCCATAGTCTCAGATAATAGATTCGTATGTTCCTCGTCGTCTTTGTCGCTATCCTCAATCTTCAGATCTTCCAGTGTCAGTTCCGGATTGGAATCAGAGCCTTACCTGCCAACGTTCAGTCCCTTCTCTCACGCTGCCGAGAAGAAACGTCGCCATCTTAAGCTCGCTAAGATTTTCATCCACTCCATCCCTTTCGTCATTCTCTTTTGCGCCATCGTTCTGTGGTTATTCTCCGATCCAG GTTTACTATTCAACTGA
- the LOC101212731 gene encoding uncharacterized protein LOC101212731 isoform X1, which translates to MKRSSSASIVSDNRFVCSSSSLSLSSIFRSSSVSSGLESEPYLPTFSPFSHAAEKKRRHLKLAKIFIHSIPFVILFCAIVLWLFSDPGFVMVYESVLSVGQQIWMLFLLPKPYSTGHLLKLSCWIL; encoded by the exons ATGAAGAGATCATCCAGTGCCTCCATAGTCTCAGATAATAGATTCGTATGTTCCTCGTCGTCTTTGTCGCTATCCTCAATCTTCAGATCTTCCAGTGTCAGTTCCGGATTGGAATCAGAGCCTTACCTGCCAACGTTCAGTCCCTTCTCTCACGCTGCCGAGAAGAAACGTCGCCATCTTAAGCTCGCTAAGATTTTCATCCACTCCATCCCTTTCGTCATTCTCTTTTGCGCCATCGTTCTGTGGTTATTCTCCGATCCAG GGTTTGTTATGGTCTATGAATCTGTCCTCAGTGTTGGACAACAGATATGGATGTTATTCTTACTTCCGAAACCTTACTCAACGGGTCACTTACTCAAATTATCTTGTTGGATATTGTAA
- the LOC101212731 gene encoding uncharacterized protein LOC101212731 isoform X2, whose amino-acid sequence MKRSSSASIVSDNRFVCSSSSLSLSSIFRSSSVSSGLESEPYLPTFSPFSHAAEKKRRHLKLAKIFIHSIPFVILFCAIVLWLFSDPGMKAYIPQQNPIKIEGQWVGIASPHKTNQEKP is encoded by the exons ATGAAGAGATCATCCAGTGCCTCCATAGTCTCAGATAATAGATTCGTATGTTCCTCGTCGTCTTTGTCGCTATCCTCAATCTTCAGATCTTCCAGTGTCAGTTCCGGATTGGAATCAGAGCCTTACCTGCCAACGTTCAGTCCCTTCTCTCACGCTGCCGAGAAGAAACGTCGCCATCTTAAGCTCGCTAAGATTTTCATCCACTCCATCCCTTTCGTCATTCTCTTTTGCGCCATCGTTCTGTGGTTATTCTCCGATCCAG gAATGAAAGCGTATATACCTCAACAGAACCCAATAAAAATCGAAGGGCAATGGGTAGGGATTGCCTCTCCCCACAAAACCAACCAAGAAAAGCCGTAa
- the LOC101205121 gene encoding F-box protein At5g39250, which translates to MTWEEILKVIFPLLEGVDLASCMAVCKQWRDIAQDDYFWKCLCAKKWPSTCKTSHPPTDTYYKLYRNFYKRPNNRRLLPPRLSFDDLEFFIDIWSEDRLIFSEVVSGGIFQNGMKNPPPSTGNLLSYHLEVPEFKMTLTVEPRFSIPISNTVSASVLVGRKDSNKVARIVNKSVFDYIDRTSYRALAFDYLDFSPFHPFVSGIRAWISLLFMDDGDDGAIDVFGIVMDFCDAANTKDEVLWLLDLLDWK; encoded by the coding sequence ATGACATGggaagaaattttgaaggtAATTTTCCCTTTGCTGGAAGGTGTGGACCTTGCTTCCTGCATGGCAGTGTGCAAGCAGTGGAGAGACATCGCTCAAGATGATTACTTCTGGAAATGCTTGTGTGCCAAGAAGTGGCCTTCAACTTGCAAAACATCCCATCCTCCAACCGATACCTACTATAAACTATATAGAAACTTTTATAAACGCCCCAATAATCGACGGCTTCTTCCCCCTCGACTTTCCTTTGATGATTTAGAGTTTTTTATCGACATTTGGAGTGAAGACAGATTAATCTTCTCAGAAGTTGTTTCAGGTGGAATTTTCCAAAATGGTATGAAGAACCCACCACCTAGTACTGGTAACCTGCTTAGTTATCACCTCGAAGTCCCTGAGTTCAAGATGACACTCACTGTTGAGCCAAGGTTCTCAATTCCAATATCCAACACCGTAAGCGCATCCGTGCTTGTGGGACGCAAGGATTCCAACAAAGTTGCAAGGATAGTGAATAAGTCAGTATTCGATTATATTGATCGAACTTCGTACAGGGCATTGGCTTTTGACTATCTCGATTTTTCACCTTTCCACCCATTTGTCTCCGGAATCCGAGCATGGATCTCATTGCTTTTCATGGACGATGGGGATGATGGTGCAATTGATGTTTTTGGAATAGTAATGGATTTCTGTGATGCAGCAAACACAAAGGATGAGGTACTATGGCTTCTGGACCTCCTTGATTGGAAATGA